The DNA segment GGGTGAAGCAGAAATGGTTTTGGAAGTAGTAGATAGCAACGGTAATCCCGTAAAAGTAGAAAATCTAGATGTCACCTCGACTATGCCAATGGACGGTATGGAAGACATGATCGGTAAAGTAGAAGTTAGCCCCGCAGACGAACCAGGACGTTTTAAAGCGACTACTTATTTTGGAATGCAGGGTACTTGGAATGTAGTTGCCAGCGTTAAAGACCCTCAATATCAAGCGAACCAAGAGTTTTCTTTTGAAGTTAAGTAGTTTAATTCACCTAACTAGCATAATTATTTAATCCTTCCGAAGCCTCCACCTCATGAAAACCTTTTTCACCCGTTGGTCAATCCGTAATCCTGTAATTACCGTCGCCCTTTACATTGGGGTGCTGATCCTTTCTGTTCTGACCTTAATTATCATTCCCGTGCGGATGATGCCCTACGTCCAGAGTCCTCTGATAGCAGTGATAACCAGGACTCCTGGTTCGTCCCCAATGGAGATAGAAACCTATATCAGCAAACCCATCGAACAGCGCATGACAGTTCTGGATGGGGTGCGTTTTGTGCGTTCTAGTTCGCAGCAGGATTTATCTCTGGTAACGGTGCAGTTTGCCTGGGGTGGAGACGTAGATAAAGCGGTTCGTGATGTCCAAAGCGTAATGAAATCAGCAGAGGGAGATTTACCCCTTGATGGCATTAATACCCGTTCTTATTGGGTGTTGCCGATCGATCCTCTTAATCGTCCCGTGCTTACTTTGGCACTCAAGGCTGAAGGTTGGGATCGGGTGAAGCTGCGGGAGTTTGCCGATAATACCTTAGTCGATCGCCTGACTAACGTGCAGGATGTTCAATCGGTTTTTATTACAGGTGGTTATCGGCGAC comes from the Myxosarcina sp. GI1 genome and includes:
- a CDS encoding FixH family protein — its product is MKKLILILLPLSLLAIACSPAQSDTNVTSTAPTEKAQNKQSSTATVNLVSPEPQTEIPMGEAEMVLEVVDSNGNPVKVENLDVTSTMPMDGMEDMIGKVEVSPADEPGRFKATTYFGMQGTWNVVASVKDPQYQANQEFSFEVK